Proteins encoded by one window of Lycium barbarum isolate Lr01 chromosome 11, ASM1917538v2, whole genome shotgun sequence:
- the LOC132619889 gene encoding uncharacterized protein LOC132619889 — MRAALLWTVSDFPALAMLSGWSTKGKLACPTCNYDTCSQYLKHSRKMCYLGHRRFLPSDHPLRKDKKSFDGKKEHRPAPTPLSGIEVLEELHEFNNVFGKEKNICDSLLGTLLEIDGKSKDHVNSRYDLQEMGIRKELQPIEDNDRNVSLAQACFSMKPEQKRLFCTVLKNAKLPKGCASNISHRVQVKEMKISGYKSHDAHFIMHYLLQVAVRKVLPKIVSLTLIRLGNFFRAICSKVISRRDLEKLDSEIVEIICDLERIFHPAFFDIMPHLPIHLVNEIKLADPTHLRWMYPNERHICKLKTFVRNRSCAEASIAEGFLAEECLTFCSRYLRDGVKTRFSRYETEDDECAQNLSPIFHKIGHPIGIEKKKDSTFIMDPQLRYEAHRYALFNTGDEQVEKFIEEHKNVISNHTRSNAWARARNHSREFSSWFEEKVKNVEVLDYLIWLSRMPNVVGKRYTAYFINGYRFHTKSRDAPRKTQNSGVTLAATTDSFASSRDQNPIDGEVIYYRVIQDIIEIDYYGHFSVVLFRCDWFHNEVDEYGLTRVYFNKLCSKDDPFVLASQVHQVFYVADPVEKDVYYARNKVPVDLYDLEKENCPNIGDTFWREPNDDTGPSTRLDEGDVRWSREDVPADVIDIPSNAQHSEETIMETSEEEDEFDDADWDSMEEND; from the exons ATGCGTGCAGCCTTATTGTGGACAGTTAGTGATTTTCCAGCATTAGCAATGCTTTCAGGATGGAGCACCAAGGGAAAATTGGCATGCCCCACTTGTAATTATGACACATGCTCTCAATATCTCAAACATAGTCGTAAGATGTGTTACTTGGGGCATCGTAGATTTTTGCCTTCTGATCATCCATTGCGAAAAGATAAGAAGTCGTTTGATGGTAAGAAGGAGCATAGACCTGCACCTACACCTTTGTCGGGTATAGAAGTGCTTGAAGAGCTACATGAATTCAACAATGTGTTTGGAAAGG AAAAGAATATATGTGACAGTTTGCTTGGGACTTTACTGGAGATAGATGGAAAGTCAAAGGATCATGTAAATTCTCGCTATGACTTACAAGAAATGGGGATACGAAAGGAGCTACAACCAATAGAAGATAATGATAGAAATGTAAGTTTGGCTCAAGCTTGTTTCTCCATGAAGCCCGAACAGAAAAGGTTGTTTTGCACCGTCTTGAAAAATGCCAAATTACCAAAAGGGTGTGCTTCTAATATATCACATCGTGTGCAAGTGAAGGAGATGAAAATATCAGGGTACAAGAGTCATGATGCTCATTTTATAATGCATTACCTGCTCCAGGTTGCCGTTAGAAAAGTGCTGCCCAAGATTGTTTCATTAACCTTGATTAGATTGGGCAATTTCTTTAGAGCTATATGTAGTAAGGTTATAAGTAGAAGAGATCTTGAGAAATTGGATTCTGAAATTGTTGAAATAATATGTGACCTGGAAAGGATTTTTCATCCAGCATTTTTTGATATAATGCCACATTTACCTATTCATTTAGTGAATGAAATTAAGCTTGCGGATCCGACTCATCTTCGCTGGATGTATCCCAATGAGAGGCACATATGTAAGTTGAAGACGTTCGTTCGTAATCGATCTTGTGCAGAAGCATCAATAGCAGAGGGTTTTTTGGCTGAAGAGTGCTTGACCTTTTGTTCAAGATACCTACGCGATGGTGTGAAGACAAGATTCAGTAGGTACGAGACTGAGGATGATGAATGTGCTCAGAATTTGTCACCTATATTCCATAAGATAGGTCATCCAATTGGAATTGAGAAGAAAAAGGATTCGACTTTTATAATGGATCCACAGTTACGTTATGAGGCACATCGATATGCCTTATTCAACACTGGAGATGAACAAGTTGAAAAGTTTATCGA GGAACATAAGAATGTAATCAGTAATCATACTAGATCAAACGCATGGGCAAGAGCAAGGAATCATAGTCGGGAATTCAGCAGTTGGTTTGAAGAGAAAGTTAAAAATGTTGAAGTACTCGATTATCTAATATGGCTATCTAGAATGCCTAATGTGGTGGGAAAGAGATACACTGCATATTTCATTAATGGATACCGATTTCATACAAAAAGTCGGGATGCCCCACGAAAGACTCAAAATAGTGGAGTGACGCTAGCAGCAACAACAGATAGTTTTGCTAGTTCTAGGGACCAAAATCCCATAGATGGAGAGGTTATTTATTATAGAGTTATTCAAGATATCATTGAGATTGATTATTATGGCCATTTTAGTGTTGTACTGTTTAGATGTGATTGGTTTCATAATGAAGTAGATGAATATGGGTTAACTCGGGTATACTTCAATAAGTTATGCAGTAAAGATGATCCTTTTGTGTTGGCATCACAAGTTCATCAAGTTTTTTATGTGGCGGATCCAGTTGAGAAAGATGTTTATTATGCAAGGAATAAAGTCCCTGTTGATTTGTATGATCTAGAGAAAGAGAATTGTCCTAATATAGGAGACACATTTTGGAGGGAGCCTAATGATGACACTGGTCCCTCAACTAGATTAGATGAAGGTGACGTTAGATGGTCAAGAGAAGATGTGCCCGCTGATGTCATTGATATTCCATCTAATGCACAACATTCAGAAGAAACAATTATGGAAACATCGGAAGAGGAGGATGAGTTCGATGATGCTGATTGGGATTCCATGGAGGAAAATGATTAG
- the LOC132619890 gene encoding uncharacterized protein LOC132619890, translated as MDNGDKSWMSHLRWTEEYVDGVNYFLDKAFERASQGNEILCPCKKCMNRYWHYRNVVEDHLVVHGFVDNYTKWVFHGEGVSSRNTPHPINDDEGSNLRDDIDGLLHDTFRNVEGESGHEEVVRHGLSADAKKFFKLLKEGKQELYRGCENFNKLSFTIRLYLFKSLHGLSNVAFSDLLDLIIEAFPFAQILESFNKARQVIKCLGLHYEKIHACPNDCMLFWKDNEKADNCSVCGTSRWKSVGDASTNSRSKIPAKVLRYFPLKPRLQRIFMCSETTVAMRWHANERPNDGNLRHPADGEAWKDFDRLYPDFSRDPRNVRLGLSSDGFNPFRTMSISHSSWPVMLMNYNLSPWICMKSEYIMLSMIIPGPSSPGNDIDVYLQPLIAELKELWEPGIETYDAETDQTF; from the coding sequence ATGGATAATGGAGATAAAAGTTGGATGAGTCACCTAAGATGGACAGAAGAGTATGTTGATGGAGTGAATTATTTTCTTGATAAGGCATTTGAACGAGCTTCTCAAGGAAATGAGATATTATGTCCTTGCAAGAAGTGCATGAATCGCTATTGGCATTACAGAAATGTGGTGGAGGATCACTTGGTTGTTCATGGTTTTGTTGATAATTATACCAAATGGGTTTTTCATGGAGAAGGGGTTTCATCGAGAAATACACCGCATCCAATAAATGACGATGAAGGTTCTAACTTGCGTGATGACATTGATGGACTACTTCATGATACATTTAGAAATGTAGAGGGTGAGTCAGGGCATGAAGAAGTAGTGCGACACGGTTTATCTGCAGATGCAAagaaattttttaaattattgaaGGAAGGGAAACAAGAGTTATATCGGGGTTGTGAAAATTTTAATAAATTGAGTTTCACCATTCGGTTGTACTTATTTAAATCATTACATGGTTTGAGTAATGTAGCATTCTCAGACTTGTTAGATTTGATAATAGAGGCATTTCCCTTTGCTCAGATACTAGAGTCTTTCAATAAGGCTAGACAAGTGATTAAATGTTTGGGTCTTCATTACGAAAAAATACATGCATGCCCTAACGACTGCATGTTATTTTGGAAGGACAATGAGAAAGCAGATAACTGCTCTGTCTGTGGAACTTCTAGATGGAAGAGTGTTGGTGATGCCTCGACTAATTCACGCTCTAAAATTCCTGCGAAGGTTTTAAGGTACTTCCCCTTAAAGCCTAGGCTACAGAGGATATTCATGTGTTCTGAAACAACTGTTGCAATGAGATGGCACGCTAATGAACGACCCAATGATGGAAATTTAAGGCATCCTGCTGATGGGGAAGCATGGAAGGATTTTGATCGTTTGTACCCAGACTTCTCTCGAGATCCTCGTAATGTTAGATTGGGTCTTTCAAGTGATGGTTTCAACCCATTTAGAACCATGAGTATTTCTCATAGCTCGTGGCCTGTTATGTTGATGAACTATAATTTATCACCATGGATTTGCATGAAGTCGGAGTATATTATGTTGTCAATGATCATTCCAGGTCCATCATCTCCAGGAAATGATATAGATGTGTATCTACAACCACTAAttgcagaattgaaggaactaTGGGaacctgggatagaaacatatgATGCTGAAACCGACCAAACATTCTGA